A region of Emys orbicularis isolate rEmyOrb1 chromosome 20, rEmyOrb1.hap1, whole genome shotgun sequence DNA encodes the following proteins:
- the LOC135892214 gene encoding B-cell receptor CD22-like has product MLLWVIAGTDQPFALSSAPQRCGCPGVTMRRLVWLLFLPGFLCQCEPPVEVPESLIAWTGACLSIPCLYQSCVLNPIRTKKLTISSLTWYLNPVYDSEKKDFSGTVLYKHSAAISPAFAGRVRFLGDLERDCSLQLSDLRASENGSYGLRQIVSSTAQKPEEKKWMTKISVNVTDSPPAPQIQAPSELRESIAAQAVCSVAYHCPDYPITLTWVGLGHRTPEPTMRTGSGRTESTLTFTPTWQDHGTNLTCRLSTPAGTPSSESSVVLDVKYAPKGVQLNATPGETIREGGRLVLMCMTEGSNPPVFTYNWYKDTQWLHQGQEQRLEFEAKGDEHSGSYLCQATNEIQTVPSPALRIDVQYAPKDARVELVTGSQIQEGTMVVLSCSCRAHPPVSSYSWYRNGQHLPAQTQQELHFDKIHPDQSGSYHCEPRNTVGMSESPAITVDVQYPPKEVRITLKNPQRIQEGEAVMLNCSVGSSNPPVTKYTWYKDNRQYQETQESVLTFPATEERSGSYSCVAQNAISYRQSSSVSVDVQCK; this is encoded by the exons ATGTTGCTCTGGGTCATTGCAGGAACCGACCAGCCCTTCGCTCTTTCCTCTGCTCCCCAGCGCTGCGGCTGCCCAGGGGTCACCATGAGGCGTCTCGTCTGGCTGCTGTTCCTCCCGG GCTTCCTCTGTCAATGTGAGCCACCTGTCGAGGTCCCCGAGTCCCTGATCGCTTGGACGGGGGCCTGTCTGTCCATCCCGTGCCTCTATCAATCCTGTGTCCTGAACCCCATAAGGACAAAGAAATTGACCATCAGCTCCCTGACCTGGTACCTGAACCCTGTGTATGACTCTGAGAAGAAAGATTTCAGTGGCACCGTCCTGTATAAACACAGCGCCGCCATCAGCCCGGCCTTTGCAGGGCGCGTGAGGTTCCTGGGGGACCTGGAGAGAGATTGCAGCCTGCAGCTGTCTGACCTGCGGGCCAGTGAGAATGGCTCCTACGGGCTGAGACAGATCGTCTCGAGCACCGCGCAGAAGCCGGAGGAGAAGAAGTGGATGACTAAGATCAGTGTGAACGTGACGG ATTCGCCTCCAGCTCCTCAAATCCAAGCACCCAGCGAGCTCAGGGAGTCAATCGCGGCCCAGGCAGTTTGCTCCGTAGCCTATCACTGCCCCGACTACCCCATAACCCTGACGTGGGTCGGTTTGGGGCATAGGACCCCTGAGCCCACCATGAGGACGGGGAGTGGAAGGACTGAGAGCACATTGACTTTCACGCCCACCTGGCAGGACCATGGGACAAATTTAACCTGCCGGCTCAGCACCCCGGCTGGGACACCGAGCTCGGAGAGCAGCGTGGTGCTGGACGTGAAAT ATGCCCCTAAGGGAGTCCAGTTGAATGCGACACCTGGAGAGACCATCCGAGAGGGGGGCAGACTCGTGCTGATGTGCATGACCGAGGGCAGCAACCCCCCCGTCTTCACGTACAACTGGTATAAGGACACACAGTGGCTGcaccaggggcaggagcagaggctgGAGTTTGAAGCCAAGGGGGATGAGCATTCCGGCTCCTATCTCTGCCAAGCCACCAATGAAATACAGACGGTCCCATCCCCAGCGCTGCGGATAGACGTCCAGT ATGCCCCAAAGGACGCGCGTGTTGAACTGGTGACGGGCTCTCAGATCCAGGAAGGGACCATGGTTGTGCTCAGCTGCTCCTGCAGGGCTCATCCGCCCGTCAGCAGCTACAGCTGGTACAGAAACGGGCAGCACCTCCCAGCACAAACCCAGCAGGAGCTTCACTTCGACAAGATCCATCCCGACCAGTCCGGTTCCTACCACTGCGAGCCTCGGAACACAGTCGGGATGTCGGAATCGCCGGCCATTACAGTCGACGTACAGT ACCCCCCCAAGGAGGTACGAATCACCCTCAAAAACCCCCAGCGCATCCAGGAAGGCGAAGCGGTGATGCTGAACTGCTCCGTGGGCAGCAGTAACCCCCCGGTGACCAAGTACACGTGGTACAAGGATAACCGCCAGTATCAGGAGACCCAAGAGAGTGTCCTGACCTTCCCTGCCACAGAGGAGCGGTCCGGTAGCTACAGCTGTGTGGCTCAGAACGCGATCAGCTATAGACAGTCTTCATCTGTCTCAGTGGATGTGCAGTGTAAGTAA
- the HCST gene encoding hematopoietic cell signal transducer, giving the protein MWGPALPFLCLLIADAVSAQGQGPCGDCYQIQTPVIVGVVIGDLIFTLFLIAGVYHCTKRCGKPTGNSEDQKVYMNMPGRVN; this is encoded by the exons ATgtggggccctgccctgcccttcctctgcctcctgatTG CAGACGCCGTCTCCGCTCAGGGACAGG GGCCGTGTGGGGATTGCTACCAGATCCAGACGCCCGTCATCGTCGGCGTGGTGATCGGCGACCTCATCTTCACCCTGTTCCTCATCGCTGGGGTGTATCACTGCACCAAGCGCTGCGGCAAACCCACGGGCAACAGCG AAGACCAGAAGGTTTATATGAACATGCCTGGAAGAGTCaactga